A stretch of the uncultured Cohaesibacter sp. genome encodes the following:
- the kduD gene encoding 2-dehydro-3-deoxy-D-gluconate 5-dehydrogenase KduD, which produces MHNFMDLTDKIAIVTGCNTGLGQGMALGLAKAGCHIAGVNRSEPAETQAQVEALGRSFLDIRADLTSTKDIPSIIEQVVAKFGRIDCLVNNAGIIRRDDAISLSEEDWDDVMNVNIKTLFFLSQAVAKQFIAQGEGGKIVNIASMLSFQGGIRVPSYTTSKHGVMGITRLLANEWAKHGINVNAIAPGYMATNNTAALQADKVRNAEILGRIPAGRWGTPNDLEGPVVFLCSDAANYIQGYTIAVDGGWLAR; this is translated from the coding sequence ATGCATAATTTCATGGATTTGACCGACAAAATCGCCATCGTCACCGGCTGCAATACCGGCCTTGGCCAAGGCATGGCGTTGGGCCTTGCCAAGGCTGGTTGCCACATTGCCGGGGTGAACCGGTCCGAGCCCGCTGAAACCCAAGCGCAGGTTGAAGCCCTCGGACGCTCCTTCCTCGATATCCGCGCCGATCTGACCTCAACCAAGGACATTCCATCGATCATCGAACAGGTGGTCGCCAAATTTGGTCGCATCGATTGTCTGGTCAACAATGCGGGCATCATCCGCCGTGACGACGCAATCAGCCTCAGTGAAGAGGACTGGGACGATGTGATGAATGTCAACATCAAGACCCTCTTCTTCCTCAGTCAGGCTGTCGCCAAGCAGTTCATCGCCCAAGGCGAAGGCGGCAAGATCGTCAACATCGCTTCCATGCTGTCTTTCCAGGGGGGCATTCGGGTGCCGTCCTACACCACCTCAAAGCATGGCGTGATGGGCATCACCCGTCTGTTGGCCAATGAATGGGCAAAGCATGGCATCAACGTCAACGCCATAGCGCCGGGTTACATGGCCACCAACAATACCGCCGCACTTCAGGCCGACAAAGTCCGCAATGCCGAAATTCTGGGGCGCATTCCGGCAGGCCGCTGGGGCACGCCGAACGATCTCGAAGGCCCTGTCGTCTTCCTCTGCTCAGACGCTGCCAATTACATTCAAGGCTATACCATCGCTGTGGATGGCGGCTGGCTCGCACGTTAA
- a CDS encoding tagaturonate reductase, with the protein MQRINQSHLEGRSRPTERVIQFGEGNFLRAFMDWKIDRMNEACGTDYGIVVVRPIGGGIPHSLNDSDGVYTVLSRGVGSDGKAVSESRIIAAVRRELSATADWDGVLALARNPDMVVVISNTTEAGITYSPDCECDDAPPATFPAKITRLLMERFNSLGGSDAPGFQFLPCELIDHNGDELKRCVLAYAEQWALGDDFIDWIHGSNAFYNTLVDRIVPGFPRDEINELENSLGYRDPFLVAAELFHFLVVEQRDGQPDLEIPMAKADDCTIIVPRADGYKERKVAILNGAHTGLCPLALISNSLAVRQTMQSAPAKAFLRAMLEGEILPYLSLPREELEAFSADVLRRFENPFILHRWHDISLNGIAKFRTRNLPRFKACWQYKGTPPRLMSLSLAAWLIYYQGDFDQSDALPPRDHRDVIDRFDIVKQIGEQDGRKAMIRAYLAEVSFWGESLASDDLVDTVCEAHAFLTNHPFTLDRLEAWSRVSPSD; encoded by the coding sequence ATGCAACGCATCAATCAAAGCCATCTTGAGGGACGATCCCGCCCGACAGAACGGGTAATCCAGTTTGGTGAAGGCAATTTCCTGCGTGCCTTCATGGATTGGAAAATTGACCGGATGAATGAAGCCTGTGGCACCGACTATGGCATCGTTGTGGTCCGACCCATTGGCGGAGGCATCCCGCATAGTCTGAATGATAGCGATGGCGTCTACACGGTGCTGTCCCGCGGGGTGGGCAGCGATGGCAAAGCGGTGAGTGAAAGCCGCATCATTGCTGCCGTTCGTCGCGAATTGTCTGCGACTGCGGATTGGGATGGAGTGCTGGCTCTGGCCCGCAATCCTGACATGGTGGTCGTTATCTCCAATACCACCGAAGCCGGTATCACCTACAGCCCTGATTGTGAGTGCGATGACGCGCCACCTGCAACCTTTCCCGCCAAGATCACCCGCCTGTTGATGGAACGGTTCAACAGCCTCGGTGGCAGCGATGCACCGGGCTTTCAGTTTTTGCCTTGTGAGCTGATCGATCACAATGGGGATGAATTAAAACGCTGTGTTCTGGCCTATGCGGAGCAATGGGCATTGGGTGACGATTTCATCGATTGGATCCACGGCTCCAACGCCTTTTACAACACCTTGGTGGACCGGATCGTACCGGGCTTCCCACGCGATGAGATCAACGAGCTGGAAAATTCCCTCGGCTATCGCGATCCCTTTCTGGTCGCCGCCGAATTGTTTCATTTCCTCGTTGTTGAACAGCGTGACGGCCAGCCGGACCTTGAAATTCCAATGGCCAAAGCCGATGATTGCACCATCATTGTGCCACGCGCCGACGGCTACAAGGAGCGCAAGGTGGCGATCCTGAATGGTGCGCATACCGGGCTTTGTCCGCTGGCCCTGATTAGCAACAGCCTCGCTGTGCGTCAAACCATGCAAAGCGCCCCGGCCAAGGCCTTCCTGCGCGCGATGCTGGAGGGGGAAATTCTGCCCTATTTGTCACTGCCGCGCGAGGAACTCGAAGCCTTCAGCGCCGATGTTCTGCGGCGGTTCGAAAATCCCTTCATCCTCCATCGCTGGCACGATATATCATTGAATGGCATCGCCAAATTCCGCACCCGCAACCTGCCGCGCTTCAAGGCCTGTTGGCAGTACAAAGGCACTCCGCCGCGCCTGATGAGCCTGTCGCTGGCCGCCTGGTTGATCTACTATCAGGGGGATTTTGACCAAAGCGACGCCTTGCCGCCGCGCGATCATCGCGATGTCATCGACCGCTTTGATATAGTCAAGCAAATCGGCGAGCAAGATGGTCGCAAGGCAATGATCCGCGCCTATCTGGCAGAGGTCTCTTTCTGGGGTGAAAGCCTTGCCAGTGACGATCTCGTCGACACGGTGTGCGAAGCCCATGCCTTTCTGACCAATCACCCCTTCACCCTCGACCGTCTAGAGGCTTGGTCGAGGGTGTCACCTTCCGACTGA
- a CDS encoding altronate dehydratase family protein translates to MTKAPPIILNPSDTIAVLTGGAHAGEDPLQLGAPLTVNVMPGHKIARIAHKPGDAILKFGEKIGVATTKIAPGTHVHSHNCAFSDHDQAYRVGCDLDAAKAAIPTLKPRTFMGYKRRNGQVGTRNFIALCATVNCSATVIRQAAAELNACGILDQYDHVDGVVGLTHSTGCGMSGMRDFGLLERVLWGYATHPNVGATIFVGLGCEMMQVARMKEIFQAEGQKTNLDHFHSLAIQEVGGTRKTIEAIKAKVAELLPEVDKARREHCSASALKIALQCGGSDGFSGITANPALGKTADLLVGLGATAILSETPEIYGAEQLLLRRAASEVVANKLIAQIKWWEHYVAINNGSLDNNPSPGNKAGGLTTILEKSLGATAKSGSTPLTAVYDYGEQVTEPGFVYMDTPGYDPVCATGQIAGGAHMVVFTTGRGSAFGSKPAPTIKVATNDRLFEAMPDDMDINCGDILSAGISLDAKGAEILEHILNVASGAPTKSELLGLGDHEFIPWQVGAVM, encoded by the coding sequence ATGACCAAAGCGCCCCCGATCATTCTCAATCCTTCTGATACCATCGCGGTCCTGACGGGCGGTGCGCATGCGGGTGAAGATCCGCTGCAGCTTGGCGCGCCACTGACCGTCAATGTCATGCCCGGCCACAAGATTGCCCGTATCGCTCACAAACCGGGCGACGCGATCCTCAAATTTGGCGAAAAGATTGGTGTTGCAACCACTAAGATTGCTCCGGGAACGCATGTCCATTCGCACAATTGTGCTTTTTCCGACCATGATCAGGCCTATCGGGTCGGCTGCGATCTGGATGCTGCAAAGGCAGCAATCCCGACGCTCAAGCCGCGCACCTTCATGGGATACAAGCGCCGCAACGGGCAGGTGGGGACACGCAATTTCATTGCCCTTTGCGCCACGGTCAATTGCTCGGCGACGGTCATCCGTCAGGCCGCTGCTGAACTCAATGCTTGCGGTATCCTCGACCAGTATGACCATGTTGATGGCGTTGTGGGCCTCACCCACAGCACCGGCTGTGGCATGAGCGGCATGCGGGACTTCGGCCTGCTCGAGCGGGTGCTCTGGGGCTATGCCACCCATCCCAATGTCGGCGCGACCATCTTCGTTGGCCTTGGCTGCGAGATGATGCAGGTGGCCCGGATGAAAGAGATCTTCCAAGCTGAAGGGCAGAAGACCAATCTTGATCATTTTCACAGTCTGGCCATTCAGGAAGTCGGTGGCACCCGCAAGACCATCGAGGCCATCAAGGCCAAAGTGGCCGAATTGCTGCCAGAGGTCGATAAGGCTCGCCGCGAGCATTGTTCGGCATCGGCGCTGAAAATCGCCCTGCAATGTGGCGGCTCGGACGGTTTTTCCGGCATCACTGCCAATCCCGCATTGGGCAAGACTGCCGACTTGCTGGTCGGTCTTGGGGCAACGGCCATTCTGTCCGAGACGCCAGAAATCTATGGCGCCGAACAGCTTTTGTTGCGCCGCGCGGCGAGCGAGGTCGTTGCGAACAAGCTAATCGCCCAGATCAAATGGTGGGAGCATTATGTCGCGATCAACAATGGCAGCCTCGACAACAATCCAAGCCCCGGCAACAAGGCAGGGGGGCTTACAACCATTCTGGAAAAATCCCTCGGTGCGACGGCCAAATCCGGCTCAACACCCCTGACCGCGGTCTATGATTATGGCGAGCAGGTCACCGAACCCGGTTTTGTCTATATGGACACGCCCGGCTATGACCCGGTCTGCGCCACAGGCCAGATTGCGGGCGGGGCGCATATGGTGGTCTTCACCACCGGGCGCGGCTCGGCTTTTGGCTCCAAGCCAGCGCCGACCATCAAGGTCGCCACCAATGACCGCCTGTTTGAAGCCATGCCGGACGATATGGACATCAATTGCGGCGACATTCTCAGCGCGGGGATTTCGCTCGATGCCAAGGGAGCGGAGATCCTTGAGCATATTCTCAACGTGGCATCCGGTGCTCCGACCAAATCCGAATTGCTGGGGCTGGGGGATCATGAATTCATCCCCTGGCAGGTAGGAGCCGTCATGTGA
- the uxuA gene encoding mannonate dehydratase — protein MKEGWRWYGPYDRISLPEIAQTGAREIVTALHEVPYGEIWPRERIAEFRATIEDAGFNWPVVESLPIHERIKRGEGDLTELFANYRQSMANLAAEGVKVICYNFMPLLDWTRTDLQAPVARGGSCLRFDAGRMAALEVHMLKRKGAEGDYCQEALDKASHWFKAASDADKDELMQSVMAGLPGAYDRYDLDGLRAGLALYDGISREDLRANYKRFLDEIIPAAEELGLSFAVHPDDPPRDILGLPRIVSTAADIQWVLSAHDSRANGLTLCSGSLGAHPDNDVPAIAKAFADKIHFVHLRNVRKFADGSFEEAAHLEGDTDMAALVSVLLTEEERRRSEGRTDADIVFRPDHGHELLDDAAKQTHPGYPLVGRMRGLAELRGLMAGIRYNRTN, from the coding sequence ATGAAAGAAGGCTGGCGCTGGTACGGACCCTATGATCGCATTTCCCTGCCCGAAATTGCCCAGACCGGAGCGCGGGAAATCGTCACCGCTTTGCATGAGGTTCCCTATGGCGAGATTTGGCCGCGGGAACGCATTGCCGAATTCCGCGCAACCATAGAAGACGCAGGCTTCAACTGGCCGGTGGTTGAAAGCTTGCCGATCCATGAGCGGATCAAACGCGGCGAGGGGGATCTGACGGAACTGTTCGCCAATTACCGCCAGTCGATGGCCAATCTGGCCGCCGAAGGCGTCAAGGTCATTTGCTACAATTTTATGCCCTTGCTCGATTGGACCCGCACCGACCTTCAAGCCCCCGTTGCCCGTGGCGGCAGCTGCCTTCGTTTCGATGCCGGGAGAATGGCCGCTCTCGAAGTCCATATGTTAAAGCGTAAAGGCGCAGAAGGCGACTATTGTCAGGAAGCTTTGGACAAGGCGAGCCACTGGTTCAAAGCAGCCAGCGACGCTGACAAGGACGAGTTGATGCAGTCGGTGATGGCCGGATTGCCCGGCGCTTATGATCGCTATGATCTGGATGGCTTGCGGGCGGGACTTGCGCTTTATGACGGCATTTCGCGCGAGGATTTGCGAGCCAATTACAAGCGGTTTCTGGATGAAATCATCCCGGCGGCCGAAGAGTTGGGCCTGTCCTTTGCTGTCCATCCCGATGATCCGCCGCGCGATATTCTCGGCCTGCCGCGTATTGTCTCCACCGCAGCCGACATCCAATGGGTGCTGTCTGCCCATGATAGCCGCGCCAATGGCCTGACTCTTTGTTCCGGCTCGCTCGGGGCGCATCCCGACAATGATGTCCCGGCCATCGCCAAGGCCTTTGCCGACAAGATCCACTTTGTCCATCTGCGCAATGTGCGCAAGTTTGCCGATGGTTCGTTTGAGGAAGCAGCCCATCTGGAAGGCGACACCGACATGGCGGCTTTGGTCTCCGTTTTGCTGACCGAAGAGGAAAGACGCCGGTCTGAAGGCCGCACCGATGCCGATATCGTCTTCCGCCCTGACCATGGCCATGAATTGCTCGATGATGCCGCAAAGCAGACCCATCCCGGTTATCCGCTGGTTGGTCGGATGCGCGGTCTGGCTGAATTGCGCGGTCTGATGGCAGGCATCCGCTATAACAGGACCAACTGA
- the kduI gene encoding 5-dehydro-4-deoxy-D-glucuronate isomerase: MLTVRTVHAVDPEAAKAYDTEKLRDRFLAEGMFKEGEIRLTYTHYDRMIVGAAVPNGGELQLDEVKECGTKSILDRREMAVVNIGQEGAVACGGESYAMKRGDVLYLSKDLGAITFSGMGRFYIASAPAHKVFPARLIKLEDAASVNMGAAETANERTIYQFVHPTVMESCQLVLGYTKFHGGSVWNTMPAHRHDRRMEAYCYFDMDDSTRVFHFMGEPDQTRHLVVKNEEAILSPPWSIHCGAGTGSYTFIWAMAGDNVDYTDMDFIAMEDLR; encoded by the coding sequence ATGCTGACCGTTAGAACTGTCCATGCCGTCGACCCGGAAGCCGCCAAGGCCTATGACACCGAAAAGCTCAGAGATCGGTTCCTCGCCGAAGGCATGTTCAAGGAAGGTGAAATCCGCCTGACCTATACCCACTATGACCGGATGATTGTTGGCGCAGCTGTGCCCAATGGCGGTGAATTGCAGCTCGATGAAGTCAAGGAATGCGGCACCAAATCGATCCTGGATCGGCGCGAAATGGCGGTGGTCAATATTGGGCAGGAGGGAGCTGTTGCCTGCGGTGGTGAAAGCTACGCCATGAAGCGCGGCGATGTCCTCTATCTCTCCAAGGATTTGGGCGCGATCACCTTCTCCGGCATGGGGCGTTTTTACATTGCCTCCGCTCCGGCGCACAAAGTCTTTCCGGCCCGTCTGATCAAGCTAGAAGATGCCGCAAGCGTCAATATGGGCGCGGCTGAGACCGCCAACGAACGCACCATCTACCAGTTTGTCCATCCAACCGTGATGGAAAGCTGCCAACTGGTGCTTGGCTACACCAAATTCCACGGTGGCTCGGTCTGGAACACCATGCCAGCCCACCGCCATGATCGCCGCATGGAAGCCTATTGCTATTTCGACATGGATGACAGCACCCGAGTTTTCCATTTCATGGGCGAACCGGATCAGACCCGTCACCTTGTTGTCAAAAATGAAGAAGCGATCCTTTCCCCGCCTTGGTCGATCCATTGCGGCGCAGGCACCGGCAGCTACACCTTCATCTGGGCGATGGCTGGCGACAATGTTGACTATACCGACATGGATTTCATTGCCATGGAAGATTTGCGCTGA
- a CDS encoding cupin domain-containing protein has protein sequence MPIQSFPEVDADKPVSRQVLADSPELMVVAFRFKEVGAEGALHSHPHIQSTFVEAGRFRFTIDGEVLEVGPGDSFVIPSLAKHGCVCLEPGRLIDSFTPRRADFL, from the coding sequence ATGCCTATTCAGTCTTTCCCAGAGGTTGACGCCGACAAGCCCGTCAGTCGTCAGGTGCTGGCAGACAGCCCGGAATTGATGGTGGTGGCCTTCCGCTTCAAGGAAGTGGGAGCCGAAGGGGCGCTGCATTCCCATCCCCATATCCAGTCGACCTTTGTTGAGGCGGGCCGTTTCCGCTTCACCATTGACGGCGAAGTCCTTGAAGTCGGTCCGGGAGATAGTTTCGTCATTCCCTCCCTTGCGAAACATGGCTGCGTGTGTCTTGAGCCTGGCAGGCTCATAGACAGTTTCACACCGCGACGGGCCGACTTCCTTTAA